DNA sequence from the Amycolatopsis sp. Hca4 genome:
GCGGCGGACCGCACTGGCGTCCGCCGCCTGCACCGTACTGCTCCTGCACTCCGCCGCCCAGCGCCATTGGGGTGGCACCCTGATCCCCGTCTTGCTCGCCGCGGGGACGTCCGCCCTGCTCGCGGCCATCGGGACACGCCGCGAACGGGCCTTGCGCGTCGCCGAACCGGCCCCGCCGAGCCGGGTACTGCCCGCGATCGCGTCGCTCGCCGTGACTGTGACGGCCGCTTCCGTGGTCGTCTTCCACTGACGAGTGAACTCCGCACATCCTGAAACCGATTAATCGCAATGTGCGGGCCTGGGTCGCGGGAACATCACGGTCGATACTGCTAACGGGGTATTGGTGGTTGAAATCTGGACTGACCCGCATGGACGTGCTTACGATTACCCTGCGTCGCACGGACCGCAGATCCGCCCCGATCCATCGGAGCATCTGCGATGG
Encoded proteins:
- a CDS encoding DUF202 domain-containing protein; this translates as MTTSGGAQAERTGLAWRRTALASAACTVLLLHSAAQRHWGGTLIPVLLAAGTSALLAAIGTRRERALRVAEPAPPSRVLPAIASLAVTVTAASVVVFH